From the Prosthecodimorpha staleyi genome, one window contains:
- a CDS encoding polysaccharide biosynthesis/export family protein, whose translation MGWHRAIAVSLSLALAGCAGYVPPPPAFHAVLNEPYRFDSGDRLRITVFEQPSLTNSYVVDQAGYIAFPLVNLVPARGRTADQLAAELGLKLRNGFLRNPDVSVEVDQYRPFFVMGEVRNAGQYPYVPGMTAQNAIAIAGGFTARGNQSAVDITRQINGEVMTGRVPTSDPIRAGDTIYVRERLF comes from the coding sequence ATGGGTTGGCACCGCGCCATTGCTGTTTCGCTGTCACTGGCGCTCGCCGGATGCGCCGGCTACGTGCCGCCGCCGCCCGCCTTCCATGCCGTGCTCAACGAACCCTATCGCTTCGATTCCGGTGATCGTCTGCGCATTACCGTGTTCGAGCAGCCGAGCCTGACCAACAGCTATGTGGTCGACCAGGCCGGCTATATCGCCTTCCCGCTGGTCAATCTCGTGCCGGCGCGCGGCCGCACCGCCGACCAGCTCGCCGCCGAACTCGGCCTGAAGCTCCGCAACGGCTTCCTGCGCAACCCGGACGTCTCGGTCGAGGTCGACCAGTATCGCCCGTTCTTCGTGATGGGTGAGGTGCGCAATGCCGGCCAGTATCCCTATGTGCCGGGCATGACCGCGCAGAATGCAATCGCCATCGCGGGCGGCTTCACGGCCCGCGGCAACCAGTCGGCCGTCGACATCACCCGGCAGATCAACGGCGAGGTCATGACCGGCCGCGTGCCGACCTCGGACCCGATCCGCGCCGGCGATACGATCTATGTCCGCGAGCGCCTGTTCTGA